A portion of the Phacochoerus africanus isolate WHEZ1 chromosome 5, ROS_Pafr_v1, whole genome shotgun sequence genome contains these proteins:
- the LOC125127549 gene encoding caspase-14-like, translating to MLPPQGKYCVQGPRVALTLSSPEVSASTVATLEGVFRTLGFTSCQRREASAQGFRGELARFREELDAHGGPVGCVLVALVAPREQLRQAQQLVWELSRCEALWGHPKVFLLLSGAPAAAPEPGTFLTELGELCGRCPRRPLLQLLTEVFRRTAEESPGATYCPVLRSSLRGPLCLGDEEPWGPEPEASPRAQYDLSGARAALLLAVIQDRPGALRDVEALGDLCQALGFETTLKMDPTAQVFQEEVARFREQLDTRRGPVSCALVALMAHGGPKGQLLGADGQEVRPEKLVQELSCCGALGGRPKIFLVQACRGGRRDAGVGPTALPWFWLWLQAPLAIHSHADVLQIYADVQGSLSRDPTSGRSNPADLLTVYAAAEGCVAYRDERGSDFIQTLVEVLRADPGRDLLELMTEVNRQVCELDVLGPDCEERRKACLEIRSSLRRRLCLQA from the exons ATGTTGCCTCCCCAGGGCAAGTACTGCGTGCAGGGTCCGAGGGTGGCCCTGACCCTCAGCAGCCCTGAGGTGTCAGCCTCTACAGTCGCCACCCTGGAGGGTGTGTTCCGGACCCTGGGCTTCACCAGCTGCCAGAGGAGGGAGGCCTCAGCCCAG GGCTTCCGTGGGGAGCTGGCCAGGTTCCGGGAGGAGCTGGATGCCCACGGGGGCCCTGTGGGCTGTGTTCTCGTGGCCCTGGTGGCCCCCAGGGAGCAGCTGAGACAGGCACAGCagctggtctgggagctgagccGCTGTGAGGCGCTGTGGGGCCACCCCAAAGTCTTCCTGCTGCTCTCGGGGGCTCCTGCGG CTGCCCCTGAGCCTGGTACCTTCCTCACTGAACTGGGCGAGCTCTGTGGCCGCTGTCCTCGCcggcctctgctgcagctgctgacagAG GTCTTCCGCAGGACAGCTGAAGAGTCCCCAGGGGCCACCTACTGCCCGGTCCTTCGGAGCTCCTTGCGGGGGCCACTGTGCCTAGGGGACGAGGAGCCCTGGGGGCCCGAG CCAGAAGCCAGCCCCCGTGCACAGTATGACCTGTCTGGGGCCAGGGCTGCTCTTCTCCTGGCTGTGATCCAGGACCGGCCTGGGGCCCTGCGTGATGTGGAGGCCCTGGGGGACCTGTGCCAGGCCTTGGGCTTCGAGACCACCCTGAAGATGGACCCCACAGCCCAG GTTTTCCAGGAGGAGGTGGCCAGGTTCCGGGAGCAGCTGGACACCCGCAGAGGCCCAGTGAGCTGTGCCCTTGTGGCCCTTATGGCCCACGGGGGGCCTAAGGGGCAGCTGCTGGGGGCTGATGGGCAAGAGGTGCGGCCAGAGAAACTGGTGCAGGAGCTGAGCTGCTGTGGGGCCCTGGGGGGCCGCCCCAAGATCTTCCTGGTTCAGGCTTGCCGTGGGG GGCGCAGGGATGCTGGTGTGGGGCCCACAGCTCTCCCCTGGTTCTGGCTCTGGCTGCAAGCACCACTGGCCATCCACTCCCATGCCGATGTCCTCCAGATCTATGCCGATGTGCAAG GCAGCCTGTCCAGGGACCCCACTTCAGGGCGCTCTAACCCAGCAGACCTCCTGACCGTCTATGCAGCTGCTGAAG GCTGTGTCGCCTATCGGGACGAGAGAGGCTCCGACTTTATCCAGACACTGGTGGAGGTTCTCCGAGCTGACCCCGGGAGGGACCTCCTGGAGCTGATGACTGAG GTCAACCGACAGGTGTGTGAGCTGGACGTGCTGGGTCCAGACTGCGAGGAGCGCCGCAAGGCCTGCCTGGAGATCCGCAGCTCCCTGAGGCGCCGGCTCTGCCTCCAGGCCTGA
- the ZNF213 gene encoding zinc finger protein 213 isoform X1: MNIICSSLVSRPGGENLGILDFGAEDRAPWPYVGRRESHVSREGIPREHGKGVRARRDGPGVLRCPLGSGLLRYHPPSSVLLFPQECVSRCHPSCLWGSLWETEGQAPQVEAASRMATPPEPQDQAPGEGEGLLIVKVEDSSWEQDSGQQEDSRDLEACRQRFRQFCYGDAGGPHEAFSQLWELCCRWLRPELRTKEQILELLVLEQFLSVLPVGIQDWVCEQHPGSGEEAVALVEDLQKQPVKAWPQDVPSEEAEHEAAVQGSRAKAPSQKAGAQSRPPLPWELHGRGAQQPALKEARPRETTDTHFSSGGPVTFGDIPFYFSREEWGSLDPSQRDLFWDIKRENSRNVAPGLGFKSPSERPQLEEVVTAIPGQAVRDLAVSWRPEAAEAWEREAWPGAPRGRAAGARRGRPPTRRRQFRDLVAEKPHSCGQCGKRFRWGSDLARHQRTHTGEKPHKCQECDKSFRSSSDLVRHQGVHTGQKPFSCSECGKSFSRSAYLADHQRIHTGEKPFGCSDCGKSFSLRSYLLDHRRVHTGERPFGCGECDKSFKQRAHLIAHQSLHAKMAQPVG; the protein is encoded by the exons ATGAATATTATATGCTCATCTCTTGTCAGCAGGCCAGGTGGTGAAAACCTGGGCATTTTGGATTTTGGAGCTGAGGACAGGGCGCCCTGGCCCTATGTTGGTAGGAGAGAGAGTCACGTGAGCAGAGAGGGCATTCCAAGAGAGCATGGAAAAGGGGTCAGGGCCAGGAGGGATGGACCTGGAGTTCTTAGATGTCCTCTAGGCTCAGGTTTGCTCAGGTACCACCCCCCGTCTTCTGTTTTGCTCTTTCCCCAGGAATGCGTGTCCAGATGCCACCCCAGCTGCCTCTGGGGATCCCTCTGGGAGACTGAAGGGCAGGCGCCCCAGGTTGAGGCGGCCAGTAGAATGGCAACCCCCCCAGAGCCTCAAGACCAGGcccctggggagggagaagggcttCTGATTGTGAAGGTGGAAGATTCCTCCTGGGAGCAGGACTCTGGCCAGCAAGAGGACAGCAGGGATTTGGAGGCCTGCCGCCAGCGCTTCCGGCAGTTCTGCTATGGGGATGCCGGTGGGCCCCACGAGGCCTTCAGCCAGCTCTGGGAGCTCTGCTGCCGCTGGCTGCGGCCCGAGCTACGTACTAAGGAGCAGATCCTGGAGCTGCTGGTGCTGGAGCAGTTCCTGAGTGTGCTGCCTGTGGGCATCCAGGATTGGGTATGCGAACAGCACCCGGGGAGTGGTGAGGAAGCCGTTGCCTTGGTGGAGGACCTGCAGAAGCAGCCCGTGAAAGCCTGGCCACAG GATGTGCCCTCAGAGGAGGCAGAACACGAGGCTGCAGTCCAGGGATCCCGGGCCAAGGCGCCTTCCCAGAAGGCAGGGGCACAGAGCCGGCCACCTTTGCCCTGGGAGCTGCACGGCCGCGGTG CCCAGCAACCTGCTCTTAAAGAGGCGAGGCCCAGAGAGACGACGGACACCCACTTTTCCTCTGGG GGACCGGTGACTTTTGGAGACATTCCCTTCTATTTCTCCCGGGAGGAGTGGGGGTCCCTCGACCCTTCTCAGAGGGATCTCTTCTGGGACATAAAGAGGGAGAACTCCCGGAACGTTGCCCCGG GTTTGGGGTTCAAGAGCCCCAGCGAGAGACCCCAGCTGGAGGAGGTGGTGACCGCGATCCCGGGCCAGGCCGTTCGCGACCTGGCTGTGTCCTGGAGGCCGGAGGCGGCGGAAGCCTGGGAGCGGGAGGCCTGGCCAGGGGCGCCCcgggggcgggcggcgggggcgcgGCGGGGGCGGCCGCCCACGCGCCGGCGGCAGTTTCGGGACCTGGTGGCGGAGAAGCCGCACAGCTGCGGCCAGTGCGGCAAGCGCTTCCGCTGGGGCTCCGACCTGGCGCGCCACCAGCGCACGCACACGGGCGAGAAGCCGCACAAGTGCCAGGAGTGCGACAAGAGCTTCCGCAGCTCCTCGGACCTGGTGCGCCACCAGGGCGTGCACACGGGCCAGAAGCCCTTCTCCTGCTCCGAGTGCGGCAAGAGCTTCAGCCGCAGCGCCTACCTGGCCGACCACCAGCGCAtccacacgggcgagaagcccttCGGCTGCAGTGACTGCGGCAAGAGCTTCTCGCTGCGCTCCTACCTGCTGGACCACCGGCGGGTGCACACGGGCGAGCGGCCCTTCGGCTGCGGCGAGTGTGACAAGAGCTTCAAGCAGCGCGCCCACCTCATCGCCCACCAGAGCCTGCACGCCAAGATGGCCCAGCCGGTGGGGTGA
- the ZNF213 gene encoding zinc finger protein 213 isoform X2, with product MATPPEPQDQAPGEGEGLLIVKVEDSSWEQDSGQQEDSRDLEACRQRFRQFCYGDAGGPHEAFSQLWELCCRWLRPELRTKEQILELLVLEQFLSVLPVGIQDWVCEQHPGSGEEAVALVEDLQKQPVKAWPQDVPSEEAEHEAAVQGSRAKAPSQKAGAQSRPPLPWELHGRGAQQPALKEARPRETTDTHFSSGGPVTFGDIPFYFSREEWGSLDPSQRDLFWDIKRENSRNVAPGLGFKSPSERPQLEEVVTAIPGQAVRDLAVSWRPEAAEAWEREAWPGAPRGRAAGARRGRPPTRRRQFRDLVAEKPHSCGQCGKRFRWGSDLARHQRTHTGEKPHKCQECDKSFRSSSDLVRHQGVHTGQKPFSCSECGKSFSRSAYLADHQRIHTGEKPFGCSDCGKSFSLRSYLLDHRRVHTGERPFGCGECDKSFKQRAHLIAHQSLHAKMAQPVG from the exons ATGGCAACCCCCCCAGAGCCTCAAGACCAGGcccctggggagggagaagggcttCTGATTGTGAAGGTGGAAGATTCCTCCTGGGAGCAGGACTCTGGCCAGCAAGAGGACAGCAGGGATTTGGAGGCCTGCCGCCAGCGCTTCCGGCAGTTCTGCTATGGGGATGCCGGTGGGCCCCACGAGGCCTTCAGCCAGCTCTGGGAGCTCTGCTGCCGCTGGCTGCGGCCCGAGCTACGTACTAAGGAGCAGATCCTGGAGCTGCTGGTGCTGGAGCAGTTCCTGAGTGTGCTGCCTGTGGGCATCCAGGATTGGGTATGCGAACAGCACCCGGGGAGTGGTGAGGAAGCCGTTGCCTTGGTGGAGGACCTGCAGAAGCAGCCCGTGAAAGCCTGGCCACAG GATGTGCCCTCAGAGGAGGCAGAACACGAGGCTGCAGTCCAGGGATCCCGGGCCAAGGCGCCTTCCCAGAAGGCAGGGGCACAGAGCCGGCCACCTTTGCCCTGGGAGCTGCACGGCCGCGGTG CCCAGCAACCTGCTCTTAAAGAGGCGAGGCCCAGAGAGACGACGGACACCCACTTTTCCTCTGGG GGACCGGTGACTTTTGGAGACATTCCCTTCTATTTCTCCCGGGAGGAGTGGGGGTCCCTCGACCCTTCTCAGAGGGATCTCTTCTGGGACATAAAGAGGGAGAACTCCCGGAACGTTGCCCCGG GTTTGGGGTTCAAGAGCCCCAGCGAGAGACCCCAGCTGGAGGAGGTGGTGACCGCGATCCCGGGCCAGGCCGTTCGCGACCTGGCTGTGTCCTGGAGGCCGGAGGCGGCGGAAGCCTGGGAGCGGGAGGCCTGGCCAGGGGCGCCCcgggggcgggcggcgggggcgcgGCGGGGGCGGCCGCCCACGCGCCGGCGGCAGTTTCGGGACCTGGTGGCGGAGAAGCCGCACAGCTGCGGCCAGTGCGGCAAGCGCTTCCGCTGGGGCTCCGACCTGGCGCGCCACCAGCGCACGCACACGGGCGAGAAGCCGCACAAGTGCCAGGAGTGCGACAAGAGCTTCCGCAGCTCCTCGGACCTGGTGCGCCACCAGGGCGTGCACACGGGCCAGAAGCCCTTCTCCTGCTCCGAGTGCGGCAAGAGCTTCAGCCGCAGCGCCTACCTGGCCGACCACCAGCGCAtccacacgggcgagaagcccttCGGCTGCAGTGACTGCGGCAAGAGCTTCTCGCTGCGCTCCTACCTGCTGGACCACCGGCGGGTGCACACGGGCGAGCGGCCCTTCGGCTGCGGCGAGTGTGACAAGAGCTTCAAGCAGCGCGCCCACCTCATCGCCCACCAGAGCCTGCACGCCAAGATGGCCCAGCCGGTGGGGTGA